The Onychomys torridus chromosome X, mOncTor1.1, whole genome shotgun sequence genomic interval aatacaccTTATGTGGTTAATTTATATAGCCAAAATATTTCTGTTAAAATACACTTGTGGCCAACGTTAAGAAGACAAAAGAAGTATACAATGGTGAGACCTGTCTGATGTTTTAGTAAGAGAGTAATCATGGAAACTAATAGTCACAGATCCTAATTGTCATAGTAAACTTTGTCTAAAACTAAATGAACTGTTTATATTTACTCTGAGAAGAATATTATCTTACTATGTGACCTGTACTAGTTATCAATtctggaaatgaagaaataagagcCAGGCCTCAGTAAAGAAGAATCTTAACCTAGTAAGTACCATAGCTTGTGGGCTTTTAAAAGTGGAGAATGAAGGATTAGGTCAAACTTCTGCAAAGGCACTATTAGAATATAAATTAATCAAATAGACATTCCAATGGACCTTTCCATTATAAAACtatgtgtgtgttacagttgTTGCAATGCAGCAAACTACATATTAGATATAATTTGGACCTTGACCAACAATATGTGCTGAAATAAGATATATAGATGGTCCTTGATATTTTCTTGGAAAACCGTTTACAAATGCAACCCtaggtatgtttttgtttttaaacttctagaagtatttattttatgaactaAAACACATTTCTGggtaaagaaaaaatgtattCTATGAAAAAGATAAGTACACAGACTTACGCAATTCTCCAGCAGCATTTCGCCCACCAACTGCATACAGATATCCTTTGAGGGCACTTAGGTGGAAGAAGGTGCGCTTTTCATTTAAAGATGCAACTTGTATCCACTTGTTGTATCGAGGATCAAATCTAAACACCGTATCAACAGCCGTTTTTCCTTTTGTGTCATAATTGCTCTGCCCACCAAcgacataaagaaaatttccgATGACAGCAATGCCATGCTGGTATCTTGGGGCATCCATGGGGGCTAGAGATTTCCACTCATGGGTCTTTTCATCATACATGCGCAATTCTTTACTGACAACCAGCTGCTGCCTCAGGACTCCACCGAGTGTAACCAAATGAGTGGTGTCAGACCGAATGGCAGTCCTGTCTGACTGCATAACTGGCTGCATAAATGGCATCATTTGGTAATTGCTGGCTTCCAGAAGCAAATTGACACAAGTATTGTCAGTTCTCATGAAATCTACCGTTTGCACGAAATTAATGAGCTCCTGTGGTGTCATCAGCGGGAATCGTATGTTCTTCATTAATTTTGCAGCAAAGTCCATCCTTGGCTCTTCCAGGCGAAGCCAGCGACAGGTAGCTTTGAAGAGCTCTAATTCGGTGCAGCGCTTAAGGCTGTTACTGGAAAGCACGAAGGCAAGACGCTCAAAGGGGAGTTTCAGGAACTCCCCAGTGGTTATCAATGCAGAAAAATTCTTTAAGACGAAGGTGTTGACGTATTTATCCACTTCTGTAAGATGGTAAGTGTTGGCAATTCGTCCAACTTCAACACAGTTGTCCAAATTAACCTAGGAATccaataagaaaattaaaacatggcTGCTTTCTAGACATCTACACtttgaccacagaaactcttatttAAGAGTAAGAGTACTTTGTAAAATCCGTATAAATGCAAAAAAAGATTATGAAGTGCATAAAGATGTAAAGAAGATGCAAACAACCTTCACCTTGATTTAGCAAAAAGCCGATTAAACAAAAACGATCCgttaactgctgtgggatgttctgtatgtcaaatgtgttgctccgattggttaaaataaataaagtgctgattggcctgtagccaggcaggaagcatagggtaggcgggacaaggaagaggagaaggctgggaacagaaggctgaggagagagactgccagcctcagccatgacaagatgtaaggtaatggtaagccacaagccacgtggcaaagtatagatttatagaaatgggttaatttaagatagaagaagtagataacaagaagcctgccacggccatacagtttgtaaacaatataagtctctgtgtgctttcttggttgggactgagcgactgtgggactggtgggtaagagagatttgttctgactgtgggccaggcaggaaaactctaactacagttaacCTAAAAAGCAACACTTCAAATTGACTATGTCCAAAATAATTCTCTTCCTCAAAAAGTTATCATTCTCTCAAATGCTGATGAAATTATTACTAGATAGAAATTTTAGGAAAATCATGTTATTCAATTATAGtcagtttcttcttcttggtTCTTCAAAGTAACACACATAATTAGAAGGTCACAAAAAGGTCTACTATCCAACTTTTTGACTTCTCTTTGATGTAGAGGTATCATTGTTACTATCCTCCATAGATTCAAAGTTAGTGTTCACAAtaaatgacttaacagcacaattACTTCTAGGACaaagttatttttcatattttatccaGAAATATAAGCCAGAGAATTTGATGAGGGCAGGAAGGATTTATCTGCATTAAAACCCATGATGCAGTAGTTGGGGTGAGAGAGCCCAGAATTTTCCCAGCACTGACTGCCTCAGAGTGGAGAAGTGATGAAAGTGGGCCCTCCACAGCAGGATCTCTTTTCAATAACTGATAggtcaaaagaaaaatagaaaagtaatatcAGCAAACATAATACAAATGTAAACCACAAAGCAAGCCCACACACAAATatctctatgtgtgtatataacacAGAGATAGGAAAAAGGCTCCAGTGCATCTGTGTGTGATTCTTAACTTTCATCACAGTGTATGCTCAatacataacataaaattaatCAATGTATTGTTAGCCTCCTGGCTGCTATGCTAAAGAGATGTGTTATGCTTAAGACAAAACTATATAATTCTTCTATTGATGTTTCTCTTGAAAGATGAAATGAAGGACtgaagacatagctcagtggtaggctgGAAATAAAGCATTACTCCTTTGCATAAAATAACAAGCCAGTTAGATATAGTAACAGTAAAAACTCTAAGATTAGCCCACAAATATTTTCACAGTATATTTCTCAAGAAGAATTTGcatttgtttctattatttgttctattttgtttaataacttatttttaatgaattaaaatcaactttatacatgtatacaattcaCATGGACAACTCTCACTCCACCCTTCCCCATATTCTTGTCACCCATGTCTACTTGCTTTCTCTCTACAAATCATTTTGTAGCTTGTAGGGTTTAACAAAAGTTTGGATTTTACCAGGATCTTCTGTGTGAGCAAGAGTTTGGAGCTATCCATTTGAGCCTGGAGGGCTGATGGTAATGTTTCCCCTTAAGAAAACTGATTTGATGAGTATAAATTCATCAAAATGTCTAACTGCTTATTTTATTTGGTAGTTATGTATTTAACTTCTCAATATATTTGGTAGCTATATATTTACACCTAAAATAAACTgacacaaaaacaatgaaaataaaaataaattctggtgCTCTAGAAACACAGTTTAACAATGTACCAAATATCTTTGatttctaatataaaatatattttaatactattttaGAAGTGGCAGGCTGATGTGTCATAAAAACCTTCAGTAGCATTGAGTAGAATAATATTCCATATTTGATTACCCAAATGGTACTAGATACAAGGCATTACTGTTTAAGGTGATGAATCTGCTTCTCAAGGTAAGTGAGAAATACAGGTAATTTAtgcttttgtaaatatttattagtagagataagcaaaaattaaaattaatgatagcacaaaattctcaaagatgaACATTTCTGTCATTATTGATATGACCActaataaaatcaacaaaaaagtGGGTATTTAAGATGTTAAAACAAGACCAATAGCTATTAAATTAAATCTAAATTTATAGCATGTAGTGAGTATGAGGGTATATGCCTGtgattctagcatttgggaagcagaagtaagtggctagcctgagctacaaaatgagatccccatctcctcctaaacaaaatcaaaatgaaaacgTTTAAATAGAAGGTAAAATGAACCAACACAAGAGATTAAAAAGCAAGCTACATAAATTGTTAGTAGAGCCTGGAATGCTGGTGTACAACTATAATCCTAGTACATCGGTCTCTGTGGAAGAAACATATTAGGACATTTAATTCTCTTTCCCCTgccctagccccccccccccatcttcaaTAATACCCAATCAAAACAAACATTACTAAAATGACAGGAGAGAAGAAACCTACCTTTTATTTAGGGGCATTTGGAGAATGCCTTCTAGATATCAGTAACCTACATACACAGATGCCCAGGACTGGAAAAGACTTGGACGGGACATCTAATCAATACAAATAGCTCCTACCTTTGAAATAATGCCAGAGGACTTTTGATAACCCTTTGAAGTGTCATCTTCTTTACAAAAGGACTAACTATTTTCTATAGCCTCTATACAACAGGCACCACACTGTGGGCACACAGCAAAGTTAAGACCCAGCAAAATCAATATTACAAATATTCAAGATGCAATAACAAAATGTAATACCTGTTAGGACAGAAAATTCCTAGgatcttattaattataaatgggaCATGGGTAAATATGTATTAGGAAATTAATTTTCATCAAACATGTGTAGAATATAGGGATAAGAGTTGAAACCTCAAACAGTTAACAATATATAGAGATTAAACTTGATGGCAAAGAGTAAATAATTTTGGCACAATTCAGGATTACTTTATTCTTGTTTGCTTTGACCCACTTCTCAGTCCTGACTCTTAGTAGTGCCTCAGGTAGACGATCTCCAGATGTTTAAATGAAGTAGTACTTTAGAAATGGATACAGGCAGTAACATATAATGTAATTTACATATATGATAGAATAACTTACACTTTAATACTTaaatcttcttttgagaattctttaaGTAGAAATAACTCAAATTTCATCCTAAGTTATCTAATTTCATCTGAAAATTTGGCCAAAATTCCCCTGTAATTTACTCATGAAATCAGACTTACAACAGAAGCTAGCTCAGATAGTATTACTTCATTTAAAGGGGTTGCAcatactctggtttctcttcagagcATCTAAACCCTACCTTTTAAAAGGTCTGAAcaccaaaacaagaaacaattCTTCAAACACTTCTAGTCCCTTTTCAAATTGTTCTTCAAATTTTTACTTCTATTTCCTTGGCCTATATTATTTCAAGTAATTCTCACACAATCAAACCTTCAAGCCATCCTCAAAACAGTTTCCACATTATAATTTTGCTAGTTCGTATTAACACATTAGTCCTTGCTTGATGCTGTGGATTCAAATGATTCTGGCTGCACCCAAACACCTTCATTAATGTAATTTGATGAGTCAATGGCACATTGGATTAGAAATCAAATATTAGTTTGTTAAAGGAGCAGTGTTACATATGAAGAGATCCTGGTAcagattaaataaatgaatgcctGCTTTTATGCTCTTAAggaaaaaagtagaaataatacACCTTCTCAGTGAGAAACCAGCCCACACTCTTAGAGATGAAGTAAAGTTCCTTACTAAATAGAGCACCTGGTTGACTGTGGCTAATGCCCAAATAAGAGTCGACAACCAAAAGATTTCATTAGCTTATATCCACCTTAGGCTTATGCATTTTATATACGTCGCTGTCATCCTTAAATCTCattttgaacaatttaaacagagacaggagactgcAAGTCTGACCACATAGGCAGATAGGAGATTTATACAGCAGCAAAGATACTGCATATTgccagaataataataataataataataattataataaatctgccagtgttgttctttttaaaatagttgttACTGGGGAATCATCTTGTGTACCTGGTAAAAGCACAGGGGATTAATGGTAGACCTGGACTTGCTTAATGATGGTTTAACCCTATGCTGCCTCGCACCCCCAGCTGCCCCTTAGAGATATATCTTTGGTATAGAATCGATGTGACTAATGGCTGGTTGTAAGTCAGTGCTATCTCCTTTGTTACAAGAATCAGAGTCTAATGGCTGATCAATCCTAATGAGTAAACATTTATATACTACTACCTAAATTTTGTGTATCTATAACAGGCTTAGTAAGCATGATACTTATCTTTAGGGTGTTTAGGAGGCAGTGCTCCTTTAGCTAAATTCCACGTGTGACTTAATGTTTCCTAAGCCAATTTATTAGTAAGTCCTTTATAATACCAATTCTATCACTTCAGCTTCTTCTACATAACCCATTCCATAGACTAAATTCTTCTTGGTGCTTTCTAGTATGTTTGGggagaggagggtggaggggCAGGGGAATTTgcaattggtatgtaaaatgaatcaaaattttttcttaattaaaaaaaaacaacgaaGCCTATTTCCTCCAAAACATTTGGTTTCAgcacacagttttaaaaacataGGCTCATCTTACTAAGAAATTACTCATAATAATTTAGCTCAGggaataactaaaacaaaaaaaaaacctatgtgaAATAGTCATAGTATCTTGAAACATGAAGTTCTAAGTAGAAAAGGTGctaagaaggaagggagaaaatatcTCAAAGCTGAAGAGTGGTTTAACTAGAAACACAATgcatcagaaaaaagaaaagatcctgGTACTAACAATCCACCAATTTTCTAAAAAGTAGATCAAAGACCATGAGAAAGGAGATTGCCATCATAAAAGAACACAGACACATTCTGTTAGCATGACAAAGCATGAAAAAAGTAGAATGATGTTCAGAAAAAGATGAATCTCCTACAAGTTCACAGACAAGGAAATCTGCAATGAAGAGTTGGAATGAACTATAGCACAAGTAAACATCACTCCTACCAAGGCTCCTCACTACATATGGTGGAGCTTGTCTGCTGAAGATATTAAAAGCAAAGAACACAACCTTGAAGACAATATTAACTGTCTATGATAATGAAGGCATCTCAAGAAAGCCTTAGTTATAGCAAGCGTTTCAAACACATTAATTACTAAATTACTGGAaaggtataaatatataaaatcactATCATTCCATCTTCAAATAAGAGTTTTTAAATAgttatcttgaaaaaaattctTCTGTACTATTCTGatagaaatatatttacattaaataCAGTTGGTTTAGCTGAGCAGTGGtaacagatgcctttaatcccagtagttggTAGGAatagacaagtggatctctgtgagtttgaggccagtatgttctacaaagtgagtttcaggagccaaggctacacagaaggatccagtctcaaataaaaaaaaataacaaaacaaaataaaaaatacacttgggtgtggtggttcatgagGCCTCTgttgagtatgaggccagcctagtccacaaagagagttctaggccagctagggctacatagtgagaccctgtctcaaaaaaatgtatatatacataaaaatatatacacattctatctctttctctcacacacacatacattctctctctctctctctctctctctctctctctctctctctctctctctctcacacacacacacacacacacacacacacacacacacacacacactctcacactaaATTTGGTCATCTTTCAGGTAAAGTGATCATAACATCTGATAACATCTGAAGTTATAAATGCCAAACATCTGTTAGATAATAGGTCAACACTGCTTCTTCATAATCACTATTTCCAATGAAATCACAGAATTTTCTCTAGTTTGTTTCAAGACAAGCATATGTTGCTAAGCTCAGTGGAAAGCAATGCTAAAGAGTCTGCAAACATAAGCTTTAAAGGTTATTACTAAATTAATCCTTGAACTTGTTACATTCAACATAATCACAGTTTACTTGAAGCTCTAACATGCTgttggtgattaaaaaaaaactagaggaaaaataGTTAAGAGTATGGGCTTTTCATAATGGgattaaaatgaaacaatacaCAAATTTAGTAATGCTGGCAAACAGTAGAATGAGCAATTAATAAACTTCACTTAGACTGTTCAGCAGTAATGATATAAGTCAATAATATAGCACTGTATGGTCATAAAACCTTTAAAAGAGCAATTAGCTTAAAATTTTACAATTAGTTATGACAGTCATTTCAGTACTctataatgaaacaaaatatattaaaaaacaggTTTTAATAGTATAATTAAATGGGTATTAGCTGACATATAGAaagtttctcatttttaaatgttctttgtttAATAtgcctaatttttttattttgttttgaattgacatatattatttatttaaatttactgGTACAATATAATGTttcaatacatatatatgttgtataaaatttaaagtaattagCATATCCATTATCTTATTCATTATCTTCACTGTAAGGACATTTTAAATACCTTTATAGTTATTTTGACATATATGAAACATTACTAGAAATAGTCACTTCAATGTGCTGCTGTTCTGGAATACCAGAATACTACTATGTAACTCTGTTTCTGTACCCACTAACCAATTTCTCCCTCAACATCCTTTAGCCCTATATTCCCTGGAGTCTGGTAAGCACTATTTTCCTCTGCTTCTACGAAATACACTTTtctaacttccacatgtgtgtgtgtgaacaggtagtattctttttcatatgtgtgccttatttcacttaatatattATATCCAGGTTTATCCTTGTAACTTGTAAATGACAGAAAAGTATTCTTTTCATCATTCCCTTGTGTATTTTTATCACATCAGTATTGATTTACCTGTTGGTAGATAAGAAGcagcttattaataaaataattaggtAAATGTTTTCCCCAAAGTTGGTGTTTTAAGGAAGAAAGTGTTCATGATCAACAGTTCAAAAAGGCCAATATTAAAGTTGACATTAGTTAAAACCAATTATAGGAAAATATATTATCGATCAAataatgaattagaaaaaaacataaaatttcacTGTTACTATAATTTTAATCACAAAAGCAGGCTCCAGGAATTGTAGAAATCCTATCATCTCTGTATAAGCCAGATAATGCTTAAGTTttcttaactaaaataaaatagtgtcTGTAGGAATAGAATGACTATTAAGTAGTTCATTGATTAGTTGATTACGAAAAAAGCTAACCATATTCAGTGTGATATGTTCTAAGTCTTTACAAGTTAACACTTAACTGCTAGTTCTTAAGATCAAAGTTCCcatattcaaagaagaaaaactgtCAAGTTCACTTTAACAGAATTCGAGAAGCTCAGATTACTTTTCTATGTAATTCAATAAAAGgataatgtataaaaataagtcaaatgTTGTATAAAATCACTGAAATGAATAAAgcaaaattaaagtaaataaaattatggaACAAGTTGAAACACATATTTGCCTATAAGAAGGCTTTTGTTAAATAATTCTACTTTGTGAAATTTACCTGTTTTATTTTCCACTTACTCCCACACCACACCTTATACAACAGCTTCTTCTGATGATAAGTTTTACATGGCTATACAACTGACTTCAGGAGCCCTTCTCTAACTCTACATAAGCATCTAccaacaagaaaaataagatcTGAAAATATCTTACCCCTGATATGAGGAACACTTTACAGAAGTCTAAAACCGGTAGAATCTGCAGAAAGCTGGCAGCTTCCAGAGTGTCTTGAAGGTTGTCCATGTTGAGAGACAGTTTTGAAGTATAGATGAAATCAATAATTTTCCTTAGACCTACTCTGCTCACGCCATGAAGCTTAATGCACATTAACTCTTGTTCTTTCATGCCACCTTAAATGAAAAGAGAGTCAATTCAATGAAGGTGGATAATTAAGGTCAAACTCACTTCTGCTGCTAATTAGATACATTAAAATCAAGGGAAAGTCTTATTCCAAGTAAATATCCATTCCACAGTTGGGCACGTTTTTACAGTTAAAAGAACACTTGAAGAAAATTCTCTCTATACTAATGCAAATGCTTTCAGATTggtaaatatttcttttgaaagtATGTTTTAATGACATAGAGCAAAATACTGGATTTTCGATTGGAAATAATAATACTACAATAATTAAACAGGGCTTTCTCCTAATGTCTTAAAGTGAATGCAGGGTGTCAAAAGGCAATGTACCTGTGAACATAGCTTTGAAGTAGTCACTAGCAGATGCCATCATGACTCTGTGCACAGGGTAGGTATCATCAGTATCACCTGGCATCAGGGTCACATCACAAAGCAGTCCTTCATGCCGAAGCTGGTCAAAGCCCTGTAACAAACACATGAGTTGAGCCAGGAATCAAGGGAAAAAGAATATCACAACCCCTGTGTGCTAAGCTTCTGTTTATAGGTCCAGTGTATTTTGAAAATAGAGCCAAAAGAGTGCTCAAAAGGAATAAAAACTGCTGTGTTGACCTCTGTATACATTATACAGCACACAAAAAAACAGAACATTAAGGCTAATTTACATTAAGAACAAAGAAGGGAAGTatgtaaattcatttatttatacatttatttaccttacttggagaaaaaaatgataatttacACCCTTCAACCTTCCAGAACTGCTTTCCATAATCACATGGATAGTACTGCTGTAGgattttaagagaattttttgCATTTTGATGGCTTTTCCCC includes:
- the Klhl13 gene encoding kelch-like protein 13 isoform X3, giving the protein MLRFISHLYCCSSKEECSEDDKCILSRADKQMEGEYFFEENPFLDFLLKLSLVDEDDQHMKLCLASSEMGLSSHLQSCKAGNTRIFTSNTHSSAVLQGFDQLRHEGLLCDVTLMPGDTDDTYPVHRVMMASASDYFKAMFTGGMKEQELMCIKLHGVSRVGLRKIIDFIYTSKLSLNMDNLQDTLEAASFLQILPVLDFCKVFLISGVNLDNCVEVGRIANTYHLTEVDKYVNTFVLKNFSALITTGEFLKLPFERLAFVLSSNSLKRCTELELFKATCRWLRLEEPRMDFAAKLMKNIRFPLMTPQELINFVQTVDFMRTDNTCVNLLLEASNYQMMPFMQPVMQSDRTAIRSDTTHLVTLGGVLRQQLVVSKELRMYDEKTHEWKSLAPMDAPRYQHGIAVIGNFLYVVGGQSNYDTKGKTAVDTVFRFDPRYNKWIQVASLNEKRTFFHLSALKGYLYAVGGRNAAGELPTVECYNPKTNEWTYVAKMNEPHYGHAGTVYGGVMYISGGITHDTFQKELMCFDPDTDKWIQKAPMTTVRGLHCMCTVGDRLYVIGGNHFRGTSDYDDVLSCEYYSPIHDQWTPIASMLRGQSDVGVAVFENKIYVVGGYSWNNRCMVEIVQKYDPEKDEWHKVFDLPESLGGIRACTLTVFPPEETTPSPSRESPLSGP
- the Klhl13 gene encoding kelch-like protein 13 isoform X8 → MDHLHRGELVSAILRNRSLVDEDDQHMKLCLASSEMGLSSHLQSCKAGNTRIFTSNTHSSAVLQGFDQLRHEGLLCDVTLMPGDTDDTYPVHRVMMASASDYFKAMFTGGMKEQELMCIKLHGVSRVGLRKIIDFIYTSKLSLNMDNLQDTLEAASFLQILPVLDFCKVFLISGVNLDNCVEVGRIANTYHLTEVDKYVNTFVLKNFSALITTGEFLKLPFERLAFVLSSNSLKRCTELELFKATCRWLRLEEPRMDFAAKLMKNIRFPLMTPQELINFVQTVDFMRTDNTCVNLLLEASNYQMMPFMQPVMQSDRTAIRSDTTHLVTLGGVLRQQLVVSKELRMYDEKTHEWKSLAPMDAPRYQHGIAVIGNFLYVVGGQSNYDTKGKTAVDTVFRFDPRYNKWIQVASLNEKRTFFHLSALKGYLYAVGGRNAAGELPTVECYNPKTNEWTYVAKMNEPHYGHAGTVYGGVMYISGGITHDTFQKELMCFDPDTDKWIQKAPMTTVRGLHCMCTVGDRLYVIGGNHFRGTSDYDDVLSCEYYSPIHDQWTPIASMLRGQSDVGVAVFENKIYVVGGYSWNNRCMVEIVQKYDPEKDEWHKVFDLPESLGGIRACTLTVFPPEETTPSPSRESPLSGP
- the Klhl13 gene encoding kelch-like protein 13 isoform X1; its protein translation is MDHLHRGELVSAILRNRRRRQLSLKQADFKDIFKKAASGADKQMEGEYFFEENPFLDFLLKLSLVDEDDQHMKLCLASSEMGLSSHLQSCKAGNTRIFTSNTHSSAVLQGFDQLRHEGLLCDVTLMPGDTDDTYPVHRVMMASASDYFKAMFTGGMKEQELMCIKLHGVSRVGLRKIIDFIYTSKLSLNMDNLQDTLEAASFLQILPVLDFCKVFLISGVNLDNCVEVGRIANTYHLTEVDKYVNTFVLKNFSALITTGEFLKLPFERLAFVLSSNSLKRCTELELFKATCRWLRLEEPRMDFAAKLMKNIRFPLMTPQELINFVQTVDFMRTDNTCVNLLLEASNYQMMPFMQPVMQSDRTAIRSDTTHLVTLGGVLRQQLVVSKELRMYDEKTHEWKSLAPMDAPRYQHGIAVIGNFLYVVGGQSNYDTKGKTAVDTVFRFDPRYNKWIQVASLNEKRTFFHLSALKGYLYAVGGRNAAGELPTVECYNPKTNEWTYVAKMNEPHYGHAGTVYGGVMYISGGITHDTFQKELMCFDPDTDKWIQKAPMTTVRGLHCMCTVGDRLYVIGGNHFRGTSDYDDVLSCEYYSPIHDQWTPIASMLRGQSDVGVAVFENKIYVVGGYSWNNRCMVEIVQKYDPEKDEWHKVFDLPESLGGIRACTLTVFPPEETTPSPSRESPLSGP
- the Klhl13 gene encoding kelch-like protein 13 isoform X2; this encodes MMRVQTLREKWAYWRRRQLSLKQADFKDIFKKAASGADKQMEGEYFFEENPFLDFLLKLSLVDEDDQHMKLCLASSEMGLSSHLQSCKAGNTRIFTSNTHSSAVLQGFDQLRHEGLLCDVTLMPGDTDDTYPVHRVMMASASDYFKAMFTGGMKEQELMCIKLHGVSRVGLRKIIDFIYTSKLSLNMDNLQDTLEAASFLQILPVLDFCKVFLISGVNLDNCVEVGRIANTYHLTEVDKYVNTFVLKNFSALITTGEFLKLPFERLAFVLSSNSLKRCTELELFKATCRWLRLEEPRMDFAAKLMKNIRFPLMTPQELINFVQTVDFMRTDNTCVNLLLEASNYQMMPFMQPVMQSDRTAIRSDTTHLVTLGGVLRQQLVVSKELRMYDEKTHEWKSLAPMDAPRYQHGIAVIGNFLYVVGGQSNYDTKGKTAVDTVFRFDPRYNKWIQVASLNEKRTFFHLSALKGYLYAVGGRNAAGELPTVECYNPKTNEWTYVAKMNEPHYGHAGTVYGGVMYISGGITHDTFQKELMCFDPDTDKWIQKAPMTTVRGLHCMCTVGDRLYVIGGNHFRGTSDYDDVLSCEYYSPIHDQWTPIASMLRGQSDVGVAVFENKIYVVGGYSWNNRCMVEIVQKYDPEKDEWHKVFDLPESLGGIRACTLTVFPPEETTPSPSRESPLSGP
- the Klhl13 gene encoding kelch-like protein 13 isoform X6 codes for the protein MPLKWKTSSPAIWKFPVPVLKTSRSSPLSPAYISLVDEDDQHMKLCLASSEMGLSSHLQSCKAGNTRIFTSNTHSSAVLQGFDQLRHEGLLCDVTLMPGDTDDTYPVHRVMMASASDYFKAMFTGGMKEQELMCIKLHGVSRVGLRKIIDFIYTSKLSLNMDNLQDTLEAASFLQILPVLDFCKVFLISGVNLDNCVEVGRIANTYHLTEVDKYVNTFVLKNFSALITTGEFLKLPFERLAFVLSSNSLKRCTELELFKATCRWLRLEEPRMDFAAKLMKNIRFPLMTPQELINFVQTVDFMRTDNTCVNLLLEASNYQMMPFMQPVMQSDRTAIRSDTTHLVTLGGVLRQQLVVSKELRMYDEKTHEWKSLAPMDAPRYQHGIAVIGNFLYVVGGQSNYDTKGKTAVDTVFRFDPRYNKWIQVASLNEKRTFFHLSALKGYLYAVGGRNAAGELPTVECYNPKTNEWTYVAKMNEPHYGHAGTVYGGVMYISGGITHDTFQKELMCFDPDTDKWIQKAPMTTVRGLHCMCTVGDRLYVIGGNHFRGTSDYDDVLSCEYYSPIHDQWTPIASMLRGQSDVGVAVFENKIYVVGGYSWNNRCMVEIVQKYDPEKDEWHKVFDLPESLGGIRACTLTVFPPEETTPSPSRESPLSGP
- the Klhl13 gene encoding kelch-like protein 13 isoform X4, encoding MDHLHRGELVSAILRNRRRRQLSLKQADFKDIFKKAASGSLVDEDDQHMKLCLASSEMGLSSHLQSCKAGNTRIFTSNTHSSAVLQGFDQLRHEGLLCDVTLMPGDTDDTYPVHRVMMASASDYFKAMFTGGMKEQELMCIKLHGVSRVGLRKIIDFIYTSKLSLNMDNLQDTLEAASFLQILPVLDFCKVFLISGVNLDNCVEVGRIANTYHLTEVDKYVNTFVLKNFSALITTGEFLKLPFERLAFVLSSNSLKRCTELELFKATCRWLRLEEPRMDFAAKLMKNIRFPLMTPQELINFVQTVDFMRTDNTCVNLLLEASNYQMMPFMQPVMQSDRTAIRSDTTHLVTLGGVLRQQLVVSKELRMYDEKTHEWKSLAPMDAPRYQHGIAVIGNFLYVVGGQSNYDTKGKTAVDTVFRFDPRYNKWIQVASLNEKRTFFHLSALKGYLYAVGGRNAAGELPTVECYNPKTNEWTYVAKMNEPHYGHAGTVYGGVMYISGGITHDTFQKELMCFDPDTDKWIQKAPMTTVRGLHCMCTVGDRLYVIGGNHFRGTSDYDDVLSCEYYSPIHDQWTPIASMLRGQSDVGVAVFENKIYVVGGYSWNNRCMVEIVQKYDPEKDEWHKVFDLPESLGGIRACTLTVFPPEETTPSPSRESPLSGP
- the Klhl13 gene encoding kelch-like protein 13 isoform X7; this encodes MLRFISHLYCCSSKEECSEDDKCILSRSLVDEDDQHMKLCLASSEMGLSSHLQSCKAGNTRIFTSNTHSSAVLQGFDQLRHEGLLCDVTLMPGDTDDTYPVHRVMMASASDYFKAMFTGGMKEQELMCIKLHGVSRVGLRKIIDFIYTSKLSLNMDNLQDTLEAASFLQILPVLDFCKVFLISGVNLDNCVEVGRIANTYHLTEVDKYVNTFVLKNFSALITTGEFLKLPFERLAFVLSSNSLKRCTELELFKATCRWLRLEEPRMDFAAKLMKNIRFPLMTPQELINFVQTVDFMRTDNTCVNLLLEASNYQMMPFMQPVMQSDRTAIRSDTTHLVTLGGVLRQQLVVSKELRMYDEKTHEWKSLAPMDAPRYQHGIAVIGNFLYVVGGQSNYDTKGKTAVDTVFRFDPRYNKWIQVASLNEKRTFFHLSALKGYLYAVGGRNAAGELPTVECYNPKTNEWTYVAKMNEPHYGHAGTVYGGVMYISGGITHDTFQKELMCFDPDTDKWIQKAPMTTVRGLHCMCTVGDRLYVIGGNHFRGTSDYDDVLSCEYYSPIHDQWTPIASMLRGQSDVGVAVFENKIYVVGGYSWNNRCMVEIVQKYDPEKDEWHKVFDLPESLGGIRACTLTVFPPEETTPSPSRESPLSGP